A genomic region of Aspergillus oryzae RIB40 DNA, chromosome 1 contains the following coding sequences:
- a CDS encoding SUR7/PalI family protein (predicted protein) yields MGKGGRVLCIITPYALTIASLVCIIIVGLGCTNSGSSTLNDLYFFRADLQNMTTTATNQSTISQALSDAGVTVSDGDISAALEQVQKQFDLKDFYNIGLWGYCDGNVTNDKFEVSECSKPKGEFWFNPIEVWNLEETGVENGLPSGLRKSLNLYKNVSKWMFIAYIVAFVATVVELVVGVFAICSRWGSCVTTLISGVAFLFTAAASVTATAMFATVTGAFNENLKDYGMHGSMGKNIYVTTWLAVAFSLGAALFWMLSTCCCSGRSPYNHKNTPRGVTAEKTPYTYEPIGPQGHQQASPYNTSYPPPPPTQNRSNAYEPFRHV; encoded by the exons ATGGGTAAAGGCGGCCGAGTTTTGTGTATTATCACGCCTTATGCACTCACCATCGCTTCGTTGGTatgcatcatcattgtcggACTGGGCTGCACAAATTCTGGCTCCAGCACATTAAATGACCTCTACTTCTTCCGG GCCGATCTCCAAAACATGACAACAACCGCAACAAACCAAAGCACAATATCCCAGGCTCTCTCCGATGCCGGTGTGACCGTTTCAGATGGAGATATCTCCGCGGCCTTGGAGCAGGTCCAGAAGCAGTTTGACCTCAAGGACTTCTACAACATTGGTCTGTGGGGTTACTGTGATGGGAACGTCACCAACGACAAATTCGAAGTCTCGGAGTGCTCGAAGCCCAAGGGAGAGTTCTGGTTCAACCCTATCGAGGTCTGGAATTTGGAGGAGACCGGCGTGGAGAATGGCCTTCCTAGTGGCCTGCGCAAGTCGTTGAACCTCTACAAGAATGTCTCCAAGTGGATGTTCATCGCCTATATCGTCGCATTTGTCGCCACCGTTGTCGAATTGGTCGTCGGTGTCTTCGCCATCTGCAGTCGCTGGGGTAGCTGCGTCACCACGCTTATCTCTGgtgttgctttccttttcactgCCGCAGCCTCCGTGACTGCTACCGCCATGTTCGCCACCGTCACTGGTGCTTTCAACGAGAACCTGAAGGACTATGGTATGCACGGTAGCATGGGCAAAAACATCTATGTCACCACCTGGTTGGCTgtcgccttctccttgggAGCTGCTCTGTTCTGGATGCTCAGcacctgctgctgctccggTCGCTCCCCTTACAACCACAAGAACACCCCCCGCGGTGTCACGGCCGAGAAGACCCCTTACACCTATGAGCCTATCGGCCCTCAGGGCCACCAGCAGGCCTCTCCCTACAACACCTCCTACCCGCCCCCCCCTCCTACTCAGAATCGGTCAAATGCCTATGAGCCCTTCCGCCATGTCTAA